One genomic region from Saprospiraceae bacterium encodes:
- a CDS encoding efflux RND transporter periplasmic adaptor subunit — protein sequence MSKLFIVVFLLTLSCHPKKEFIHPIHKNITQSVYASGNVISRDQYQAFTIISGIVDHIYVSEGDSIKIGDKILTIANESQKLNIENARLSAAYANDKANEGKLSEAKMNISLAKSKMLNDSILLERQKQLWAQNIGSKIELEQRTLAYEASKTTYFSSTEKYIELGRTLKLSALQSKNNLSLASKLETDYTLKSMINGVIYSLNISEGEIATPQKPVATLGKINDFILEMQVDEYDIVQIKIGLPVMVVLNSHQDKVFEARVSKINPMMNLQSKTFLVEAEFVQQPEILYPNVSFEANIIINSKENAVLIPREYLWNDSLVTKSNGQDVVVKTGLKDYKMIEILSGLGLDDELIISDK from the coding sequence ATGAGTAAGTTATTCATAGTGGTTTTTTTATTGACCTTATCCTGCCATCCCAAGAAAGAATTTATTCACCCAATCCACAAAAATATAACTCAGTCAGTTTATGCTTCCGGCAATGTGATCAGCAGAGACCAATATCAGGCATTTACCATCATCAGTGGTATAGTCGATCACATTTATGTATCTGAAGGAGATTCTATTAAAATAGGTGACAAAATATTGACTATTGCCAATGAATCGCAAAAACTCAATATTGAAAATGCACGACTTTCTGCTGCTTATGCCAATGACAAAGCCAATGAAGGGAAACTATCCGAAGCCAAAATGAACATATCACTGGCAAAAAGCAAAATGCTAAATGATTCCATTTTACTCGAAAGACAAAAACAGCTTTGGGCTCAAAATATCGGCAGCAAAATTGAATTAGAGCAGCGTACCCTGGCTTATGAAGCTTCAAAGACAACTTATTTTTCATCCACAGAAAAATATATTGAGCTGGGCCGTACATTGAAATTATCAGCGCTTCAATCAAAAAACAACCTGAGCCTGGCCAGTAAATTAGAAACAGACTACACGCTAAAAAGCATGATCAATGGTGTAATATATAGTCTTAATATTTCAGAAGGAGAAATCGCCACACCTCAAAAACCCGTAGCGACTCTGGGAAAGATAAATGATTTTATTCTGGAAATGCAGGTAGATGAATATGATATCGTCCAAATTAAAATAGGGCTGCCTGTAATGGTAGTATTAAATAGTCACCAGGATAAGGTATTTGAAGCCCGGGTATCAAAAATCAATCCAATGATGAACCTGCAAAGCAAAACATTTTTAGTAGAAGCAGAGTTTGTTCAGCAACCTGAGATCTTATATCCCAATGTCTCATTTGAAGCCAACATCATCATCAATTCTAAAGAAAATGCAGTCTTGATACCCAGGGAGTATTTATGGAATGACTCCCTGGTCACTAAATCCAATGGGCAAGATGTAGTAGTAAAAACTGGATTGAAAGATTATAAAATGATTGAAATACTATCAGGACTAGGCCTGGATGACGAATTAATAATATCTGATAAATGA
- a CDS encoding M61 family metallopeptidase, with the protein MKKIVMPAPMQLIGLFWLCQACTAISQNNQPKINYTISIPNPASHSYHIRLETSGWNADELTLKLPQWMPGYYQVMHYAKGLENISAKNHSGKSVSLEKSNENTFIIKGIRQSKLSIEYDMKTDRQFVANSYVDSSRAYIIPANTFLYPDGYIQLPVSVKIDLPARWNKIATGLDPVNAKTNEYTASDFDILYDCPILIGDLEELPSFKVKGIEHRFIGYHLGQFDRTLFMDKLNKVVASAINIIGDIPYKQYTFIAIGPGRGGIEHLNNTSFGFDGSQLNTPEAVTRVLNFLAHEYFHHYNVKRIRPFELGPFDYDQGSRTNLLWVSEGLSVYYEYMIVKRAGLVDEETLLAEFSKNLNTVENNPGRHFQSLAQASYNTWQDGPFGTQREEKGKTISYYDKGPLVGLLLDLEIRHATQNKKSLDDVMQQLYWNYYKTKHRGFTDAEFQQTCESVAETSLAKIFEYVHTTQELDYKTYLNYAGLTVEDASEPTSDKTSKKNLRIVRQNQLDDGQTALLKSWLKE; encoded by the coding sequence ATGAAAAAAATAGTCATGCCTGCACCAATGCAACTCATTGGTCTATTCTGGTTATGTCAAGCCTGCACTGCAATAAGCCAAAATAATCAACCCAAGATCAATTACACCATTTCTATTCCGAACCCCGCTTCCCATTCCTACCATATCAGGTTGGAAACTTCCGGTTGGAATGCTGACGAATTGACCCTCAAACTTCCTCAGTGGATGCCGGGCTACTATCAAGTCATGCATTATGCCAAAGGTTTAGAAAATATTAGTGCAAAGAATCATTCCGGCAAGTCTGTCTCCCTGGAAAAAAGCAATGAAAACACGTTCATTATCAAGGGCATCAGGCAATCAAAACTCTCCATTGAATATGATATGAAGACTGATCGTCAATTTGTAGCCAATAGTTATGTAGACAGCTCCAGAGCTTATATCATCCCTGCTAACACTTTTTTGTATCCGGATGGGTATATTCAACTTCCGGTATCAGTCAAGATCGACCTACCTGCCCGCTGGAACAAAATCGCCACCGGGCTAGATCCCGTAAATGCCAAAACAAACGAATACACTGCTTCTGATTTTGACATCCTTTATGATTGTCCCATTCTGATTGGCGATTTAGAGGAGCTCCCTTCTTTTAAAGTTAAAGGGATAGAACATCGATTTATAGGATATCATCTTGGGCAATTCGACCGGACCTTGTTCATGGACAAATTAAATAAAGTGGTTGCATCAGCCATAAACATCATCGGCGACATACCATATAAACAATACACTTTCATCGCGATAGGTCCCGGAAGGGGGGGCATCGAACACTTAAACAATACATCTTTTGGTTTTGATGGCAGTCAACTCAATACACCTGAGGCGGTGACCAGAGTTTTAAATTTCCTGGCTCACGAATATTTTCACCACTATAATGTCAAACGAATCAGGCCCTTTGAATTAGGTCCGTTTGACTATGATCAGGGCAGCCGAACCAATCTACTATGGGTGAGCGAAGGACTCTCTGTTTATTATGAATATATGATTGTAAAAAGAGCCGGCCTCGTCGATGAAGAGACTTTACTGGCAGAATTTTCAAAAAACCTTAATACTGTTGAAAACAATCCAGGGCGGCATTTTCAATCATTAGCTCAAGCCAGCTATAATACCTGGCAAGATGGTCCTTTTGGGACACAAAGAGAAGAAAAAGGAAAAACGATTTCTTATTATGACAAAGGCCCCTTAGTAGGATTGTTGCTGGATCTAGAAATCCGTCATGCAACTCAAAACAAAAAATCCCTGGATGATGTGATGCAGCAACTGTACTGGAATTATTATAAGACCAAACATAGAGGATTCACGGACGCTGAATTTCAACAAACCTGCGAATCAGTGGCAGAGACATCCCTGGCGAAAATATTTGAATATGTCCACACTACTCAAGAACTTGATTACAAGACTTATTTGAATTATGCTGGATTAACCGTAGAGGATGCAAGTGAACCCACCTCGGACAAGACTTCTAAAAAAAACCTCAGGATAGTCCGTCAAAACCAACTTGATGACGGGCAAACTGCATTGTTAAAATCCTGGCTTAAAGAGTAA
- a CDS encoding AI-2E family transporter, producing the protein MTFTISSVKNKLLVLFLLVAGLYIAKGFLIPMTIGGIFATLLLPMSKWMEKKGVPRFLSVFICLLILLSVIAFIGILLGYQISVLSDDIGLLKEKFKLTVSGIQQFIFQHLDITLKEQSKIIEQEQPSLSNIMQIIAGSFTLILTNFILVLAYIFLFLYYRSHLLQFMLKLTTPSQRDEMEQVIYRASHVSQQYLLGLSKMIACLWIMYGIGFSILGVKNALFFAFLCGLFEIIPFVGNITGTSLTVLVSAVQGASLAILGGIVLTYGTVQFIQGWVLEPLILGPQVRINPFATIIALVLGGLLWGIPGVFLAIPLTAIIKIVCDHIESLTPFGFLIGEVTSSKSKKK; encoded by the coding sequence ATGACCTTTACGATCTCCTCTGTAAAAAATAAATTACTAGTCCTGTTTTTGCTAGTTGCAGGATTATATATCGCCAAAGGATTTCTGATTCCTATGACGATTGGAGGGATATTTGCTACCCTACTATTACCTATGAGTAAATGGATGGAAAAAAAGGGGGTCCCCAGATTTCTGTCGGTGTTTATTTGCCTATTAATTTTATTATCCGTCATTGCATTTATCGGCATTTTATTAGGATATCAAATATCCGTTTTGTCAGATGATATAGGGTTATTGAAAGAAAAATTTAAATTGACAGTTAGTGGGATTCAACAATTTATTTTTCAACATCTGGATATCACACTTAAAGAACAATCGAAGATCATAGAACAAGAGCAACCCTCTTTATCAAACATCATGCAGATCATCGCCGGTTCGTTTACTCTTATATTAACCAATTTCATTTTAGTCTTGGCCTATATTTTCCTTTTCTTATACTATCGGTCTCATCTACTTCAATTCATGCTTAAGCTCACCACTCCCTCTCAAAGAGACGAAATGGAACAGGTGATTTACAGAGCCAGCCATGTTTCTCAACAATATTTGCTCGGACTGAGTAAAATGATCGCTTGCCTTTGGATTATGTATGGGATCGGATTTTCAATCCTTGGAGTAAAAAACGCTTTATTTTTTGCTTTTCTATGCGGCCTTTTTGAAATAATTCCTTTCGTCGGCAATATTACAGGCACTTCACTTACTGTCTTAGTATCAGCTGTCCAGGGAGCAAGCCTGGCTATTTTAGGCGGAATTGTGCTCACTTATGGCACAGTCCAGTTCATCCAGGGCTGGGTGCTGGAGCCATTGATCCTCGGACCCCAGGTAAGGATCAATCCTTTTGCCACTATAATAGCATTAGTACTTGGAGGGCTGCTTTGGGGCATTCCAGGTGTCTTTCTTGCCATACCCCTCACAGCGATAATTAAAATCGTTTGTGACCATATAGAATCTCTGACACCCTTCGGATTTTTAATTGGAGAAGTGACTTCTTCAAAAAGCAAAAAAAAATAA